In Thalassotalea sp. Sam97, a single window of DNA contains:
- a CDS encoding LysE family translocator encodes MITEYLTYATMSALVAALPGPSNFVAAENGAMAGMRKSGVAVTGHMAAILILAALSAMGLTSLVLASPTAFTLLKLLGCSYLCYLGVNIIRSARAQASGAAMVARSIKRRHMWRKHFTVAITNPKALLFFSALLPQFVDASKPMAEQFIPLMSISMCSAFTFPMLYAYVGKKSNALAISDTNKARIKMAFGASFILFSLSLLW; translated from the coding sequence ATGATCACTGAATACCTTACTTATGCCACCATGTCAGCTTTAGTTGCTGCTTTGCCTGGTCCATCGAATTTTGTTGCCGCTGAAAATGGTGCAATGGCGGGTATGCGTAAATCGGGTGTGGCGGTAACCGGTCATATGGCGGCGATATTGATATTGGCGGCGCTATCAGCCATGGGCTTAACTAGCTTAGTGCTAGCCTCACCAACGGCATTTACACTGTTAAAGCTACTTGGTTGTAGCTACCTGTGCTATTTAGGCGTGAATATCATCCGCTCTGCGCGAGCTCAGGCTAGTGGAGCTGCAATGGTGGCTCGCTCGATTAAACGTCGCCATATGTGGCGTAAACACTTTACTGTGGCGATTACTAACCCTAAAGCGTTGTTGTTCTTTAGTGCACTGTTGCCGCAGTTTGTTGATGCATCTAAACCTATGGCGGAGCAGTTTATCCCGCTAATGAGCATTAGCATGTGTTCTGCGTTTACCTTTCCAATGCTGTATGCCTATGTGGGCAAAAAGTCCAATGCGTTAGCGATAAGCGATACGAATAAAGCGCGCATAAAAATGGCGTTTGGTGCCAGCTTTATTCTGTTTTCGTTGTCTTTACTTTGGTAA
- a CDS encoding NINE protein, producing MSEQNYSVQMNIEGKNILVAYLLWWFLGFLGVHRFYLGRPKSGVAQLVLLALGFATLIIVIGYVLLIALFVWWCLDAYFTYKIVQEENEKLGVQNSTISLNKNTTSSDLDSLEKLHGLFEKGVLTKEQYEEKKAALL from the coding sequence ATGAGTGAACAAAACTATAGCGTTCAAATGAATATTGAAGGCAAAAATATATTAGTTGCATATTTACTGTGGTGGTTTTTAGGGTTTTTAGGCGTTCATCGTTTTTATTTAGGTCGCCCAAAGTCCGGTGTTGCTCAGTTAGTACTTTTAGCACTAGGCTTTGCTACATTGATCATCGTAATAGGTTATGTATTACTGATCGCTTTATTTGTATGGTGGTGCTTAGATGCATATTTTACATACAAAATTGTACAAGAAGAAAATGAAAAGCTAGGTGTACAAAATTCAACTATTAGCTTGAATAAAAATACCACAAGCTCAGATCTTGATAGTTTAGAAAAGCTTCACGGACTTTTCGAAAAAGGTGTCCTAACCAAGGAACAATACGAAGAAAAGAAAGCAGCACTTCTTTAG
- a CDS encoding peptidylprolyl isomerase, giving the protein MNSFIKKIAGVCLFAIVMLIIGKLVDNDPATHQISSFITEQRIDKTVEGWKQNLPKPPQVAFAENKNYIWRLRTNQGDITIELWPQYAPMHVSSTIYLSKLGFYDNLTFHRVIPEFMAQGGDPMGTGRGGPGYRYDGEFHKDATHAEAGILSMANAGPGSDGSQFFITFEDTKFLDGRHTVFGKVITGMETLKKIEALGSPRGKPQKEIKILTSSIIVKNKKQD; this is encoded by the coding sequence ATGAACTCATTTATAAAGAAAATCGCTGGCGTTTGCTTGTTTGCCATTGTTATGCTGATTATTGGCAAACTGGTTGATAACGATCCGGCGACCCATCAAATTAGCAGTTTTATCACTGAACAACGCATTGATAAAACCGTAGAAGGCTGGAAGCAAAACCTACCTAAACCTCCGCAAGTTGCCTTTGCTGAAAATAAAAACTACATATGGCGTTTAAGAACCAACCAAGGCGATATCACCATCGAGCTATGGCCACAATATGCGCCAATGCATGTATCAAGCACCATTTACTTAAGTAAGTTAGGCTTTTACGACAATTTGACTTTCCACCGCGTGATCCCTGAGTTTATGGCGCAAGGTGGTGATCCTATGGGGACAGGCCGTGGTGGCCCTGGTTACCGTTATGACGGTGAGTTCCACAAAGATGCCACTCACGCTGAAGCGGGTATTTTATCAATGGCAAATGCAGGTCCGGGTAGTGATGGCTCACAATTTTTTATTACCTTTGAAGACACTAAGTTTTTAGATGGTCGTCACACCGTATTTGGTAAAGTTATTACTGGTATGGAAACCTTAAAGAAAATCGAAGCGTTAGGTAGCCCACGTGGTAAACCACAAAAAGAGATTAAAATTTTAACGTCTAGCATTATTGTAAAAAACAAAAAGCAAGATTAG
- a CDS encoding nitroreductase family protein, whose amino-acid sequence MQDHDCSPLSDFIEYPPEQMRQRSEQFLADISRRHSIRKFSDKPVAREIIENCIKAAGRAPSGANHQPWHFCAIESSDVKKQIRQQAELHEQGFYNGRAGDEWLDALKPLGTDASKPYLETAPWLIAIFSQKKGGLDVNDRNTNYYVHESVGIATGFLITALHNAGLATLTHTPKPMSFLNKICQRDDNERAYMLLIAGYPADDATIPKHAQTKKPFDDICSFL is encoded by the coding sequence ATGCAAGATCATGATTGTTCACCGCTTAGCGATTTTATTGAATACCCACCAGAGCAAATGCGACAGCGCTCAGAGCAATTTCTTGCCGATATTTCACGCCGTCATTCCATTCGTAAATTTAGCGATAAGCCTGTTGCTAGGGAAATTATCGAAAACTGCATTAAAGCGGCAGGACGTGCGCCAAGTGGCGCCAATCACCAGCCATGGCATTTTTGTGCGATTGAATCGAGCGATGTGAAAAAGCAAATTCGCCAGCAAGCAGAATTACACGAGCAAGGCTTTTATAATGGTCGTGCGGGTGATGAATGGTTAGATGCGTTAAAACCATTAGGTACCGATGCAAGTAAACCTTATTTAGAAACTGCACCCTGGCTGATTGCTATTTTTAGCCAGAAAAAAGGTGGCCTTGATGTTAACGATCGTAACACCAATTACTACGTGCATGAATCGGTTGGTATTGCTACCGGCTTTTTAATTACTGCACTGCATAATGCAGGCCTCGCAACCCTAACTCATACGCCAAAGCCAATGTCGTTTTTAAATAAGATTTGTCAGCGCGATGATAACGAGCGCGCCTATATGTTGTTAATTGCTGGCTACCCAGCCGATGATGCTACCATCCCTAAACACGCGCAAACTAAAAAGCCATTTGACGATATTTGCAGTTTTTTATAA
- a CDS encoding ribonuclease E inhibitor RraB, producing MEQSSKSSAVRRDPSKFPSDANGNMLWHMALEGDDLNRPREIQFSVIFPSQELALKFGGLLLANNQKLSFCPYLENPEHPWEITAYPEMAASYDNIVAYQSLLETHARKFDGVYDGWYCPPQG from the coding sequence ATGGAACAATCCAGTAAAAGTAGCGCTGTTAGACGCGATCCATCTAAGTTCCCAAGTGATGCAAATGGCAATATGTTGTGGCATATGGCGCTCGAAGGAGACGACTTAAACCGCCCTCGAGAAATTCAATTTTCGGTTATTTTCCCATCGCAAGAATTAGCGCTTAAATTTGGCGGACTGTTGCTTGCTAATAATCAGAAACTTTCGTTTTGCCCTTACCTTGAAAATCCTGAACACCCATGGGAGATCACTGCTTATCCTGAAATGGCGGCCAGTTATGACAACATAGTCGCTTATCAAAGTTTACTTGAAACTCATGCAAGAAAATTTGATGGCGTTTACGATGGCTGGTATTGTCCTCCACAAGGTTAA
- a CDS encoding ACP phosphodiesterase has translation MNYLAHLYFAKPTTYSMVGNLMGDFMKGVDITELPTATAKGVLNHRLIDKYTDNHPIVRQLKPRITTERRRFAGLIIDVAFDHFLARHWQQYHSQPLPDFCQQVYDLLNQYPHSLPGRMPRVVESMSQDDWLSGYHRMQLTGQAIDSIAKRIRFNNNLAGAISEVELHYQAFEQAFLTFFPQLQAHVQHHNIEQ, from the coding sequence GTGAATTATTTAGCTCATCTTTATTTTGCCAAGCCCACGACATATTCGATGGTTGGCAACTTAATGGGCGACTTTATGAAAGGGGTCGATATTACTGAACTGCCCACGGCAACCGCTAAAGGCGTCCTTAATCATCGCTTAATTGATAAATACACTGATAACCATCCCATTGTTCGCCAGTTAAAACCACGCATAACCACTGAGCGTCGCCGCTTTGCCGGACTCATTATTGATGTGGCTTTTGATCATTTTCTCGCTCGCCATTGGCAACAATATCACTCCCAGCCTTTGCCTGATTTCTGCCAGCAAGTTTATGACTTACTTAACCAATATCCACACTCATTACCTGGGCGCATGCCTAGGGTTGTAGAGTCGATGAGCCAAGATGATTGGCTGTCTGGATATCATCGCATGCAATTAACAGGGCAGGCGATAGACTCAATCGCCAAGCGCATTCGTTTTAACAACAATTTAGCTGGCGCGATTAGTGAAGTAGAGCTGCACTATCAAGCATTTGAACAGGCTTTTTTGACGTTTTTTCCGCAGTTGCAAGCGCATGTGCAACACCATAATATTGAACAATAG